A genomic window from Phoenix dactylifera cultivar Barhee BC4 unplaced genomic scaffold, palm_55x_up_171113_PBpolish2nd_filt_p 000007F, whole genome shotgun sequence includes:
- the LOC103704466 gene encoding protein CANDIDATE G-PROTEIN COUPLED RECEPTOR 2-like: MRGLVKISGLPLAISPDGTHPADGEGSGQAFSSWVSECHGIWYNLALIVPSALFVVYLASHARRSFAKVTYGRSYIMIAYYALLWLVSILNLLWCALQAWQCTPGKEFSWNMLSLFTKSGMLFLEVSLVAFLLHGNHASGLEALTRTFVISGVIVSADILLKALYAFGFGVPLFIDNSESANRVKWGLWIVHRLLLTAVYGLIFFMHHSKWRERLPARPAFYNYICAMFLLNLLSLFACVLMGNGAGFGLWLFNLTTICYHSLYLPLLYVTFLADFFQEEDLRLENVYYSEMKDAGFFDSDWD, from the exons ATGAGAGGACTTGTGAAAATCTCGGGGCTCCCTCTCGCGATCTCGCCGGACGGGACTCATCCGGCGGACGGAGAGGGGAGCGGGCAGGCGTTTTCGTCATGGGTCTCGGAGTGTCACGGGATCTGGTACAACCTCGCCCTGATCGTTCCGTCGGCCCTTTTCGTCGTGTACCTGGCTTCCCATGCGCGTAGGAGCTTCGCAAAGGTCACCTATGGCCGGTCTTACATCATGATCGCGTACTACGCCCTCCTATGGCTCGTTAGCATTTTGAATCTCTTGTGGTGCGCTCTCCAG GCATGGCAGTGTACTCCTGGAAAGGAATTCTCATGGAATATGTTATCGTTGTTTACAAAATCAGGAATGTTGTTCTTGGAAGTTAGCTTGGTGGCCTTTTTACTTCATGGAAATCATGCAAGTGGGCTGGAAGCTTTAACACGTACATTTGTTATCTCAGGAGTCATAGTTTCTGCTGATATATTACTCAAG GCTCTCTATGCATTTGGTTTTGGAGTTCCATTATTCATCGATAATAGTGAATCAGCCAATCGTGTGAAATGGGGTTTGTGGATTGTACACAGGCTGTTGCTTACTGCAGTTTATGGCTTAATTTTCTTCATGCACCACTCAAAGTGGAGAGAAAGGTTACCAG CAAGACCGGCATTCTACAACTACATCTGTGCAATGTTCTTACTGAATCTGTTATCGCTGTTTGCCTGCGTGCTAATGGGAAATGGAGCTGGATTTGGGCTTTG GTTGTTCAATCTAACAACTATATGCTACCACTCTCTTTATCTTCCACTTCTGTATGTAACATTCCTGGCAGATTTTTTCCAG GAGGAAGATTTGCGGTTGGAGAATGTCTACTACTCTGAGATGAAAGATGCTGGTTTCTTTGATTCTGACTGGGATTAA